The stretch of DNA TTCTAGCCTCCTCTATAGCTTCCGCCGTGGGAGTTAAGGTGTATAGGAGCGTGGACTATAACGATTCTGCACGGGGCGCCGCTCTAGTGGCTGGATATGCGTCTGACCTCATATCTAGGGAAGAGCTTCTAAACCCTCCTGTCAGCCTAGTTGAGGTGGAGCCCTTGGAGGAGCTTAGCCTCAGTGGTGTTGATGCTTGGCTCGGCTTGGTGGATGCCCTGGCCTCGGAAGACTTCTCGAGAAGGTTAGAGGAGATCCGGAGGTCGAGCTTTCGGAGGTAGGGCCCCCGGAGTTCGATGTTCCCCAGTTCAGCAGGTGGCCGTTGCCGTTGGACATGTGGCCGCTCTGGCCGTTGCTGGTGGAGAAGGGGTTCAGGCCTCGTGCGTATGTGGCGAAGCCGCGGAGCCGAGGGGCTGTTGAGAGGATTGTGGAGGCGGCTGCGGAGGCTGGAGCATGCCTCGTGCCTAGGGGAGGCGGCTCTAACGTCGTGGGCGCCTCACCCCCGCTCGGCTGCTGCCTCATACTTGACCTGAGGATGCTGGACAAGATATTGTGGTTCAGCGGTGAGGACCTCGTTGTCCACGTCGAGGCGGGGGCTGTTGTCTCGAAGGTTGAGGAGTGGCTGAACAGGCGGGGATACACACTGGGCTACCACCCCCAGTCCCAGAGCCTTGCCACTGTAGGAGGCTCCATAGCCATGCTAGGCTCGGGCGCCCTAGCACCGGGGCTGGGTAACATAGAAGACATGGTACTCTGGCTGGAAACAGTTATACCGGGTCTCGGAACCGTCACGCTAGGCTCCCGCAACAGCCCCCGTGGGTGGGAGGGGCCGGGGGTCAAGCACCTATTCATAGGGTCTGAGGGCTCACTGGGCGTCGTCGTATCGGCGGGCCTCAGGGTCAGGCCGCTGCCCGAGTTTACAGGCGCCCTGGCCTACAGGCTGCCCGGCTTCCGCGAGGGTCTAGAGGCTGCGAGACGGCTCACACTATGGAGGGGCGCCAGGCTTCTGAGGCTTCTAGACCCCAGTGAGGCTAGCATGCTCTACGGCGTCGACGGCGCCGTGCTCATGGTGGAGGTTGAGGCGCCAGATAGGGGTTTGCTGGAGGCTATGGAAGGCTATGTTGAAAAGGTCGCCTCCGCCAGCGGAGGTTCAAGGGTTGAGGGTGTCTACGAGAAGTGGGCTAGGGCTAGGTACATGTACGACGAGCACGTTAGGCAGCTCTGGAGCGCCGGTCTATGGGTCGACACTATAGACACGGCAGCCCCCTGGAGCAGGGTTGAGGACCTCAACAGGAGGCTCCTGGAGGACCTCGCGGGGATTCCAGGCGTTGTAGCTGTTATGAGCCACGCGGGCCACTTCTACAGCGGGGGGGCGAGCCTATACCACACCGTCGTTATGGAGAGGAGGCTTGACACGTACTGGAGGGTCTGGTCTAGAGTGGCAGAGGCTGTTAGACAACTGGGCGCCTCGATAACCCACCAGCACGGCTGGGGCCTGCTCAGGAAGCCCTACCTAGGGTTTTTAGGCGGGAACTACAGGGTGTTCTGCCGCGTCAAAAACACCCTGGACCCCGGGAACGTCCTCAACCCCAACGGCATCTCCTCGAGGTGCAGCAGGGTTGGATAGGTTCGATACCGTGGTCGTGGGGGCCGGTGTGGTGGGCCTCTTCACCGCCATCCAGCTTGCATGGAGGGGGTATAGCGTCGCCGTCGTTGAGGAGCTGGACAGGGTTATGGGTGGTGTAAGCTCTAGGAGTGCCAACGTCATACACGTCCTGCAAACTCCGTTCTCAAGCCTCAAGTCGAGGCTGTGTGTCGAGGGTAACAGGCTCCACTTTGTTCTCTCGAGAGAGCTGGGATACAGTATTGTCGAGGCGCCCCTTATACTCGCGTACAGCGAGGAGTACAAGGCGCCTCTCGCCGCAACAGTCTCAAGGCTCCTCCCGCGGCTTGTCCCCAAGCCCTCCGCCGATGATGCCGGCCCCGAGATAAGGTTTGAACACCTAAGGGGCCCCAGGCTTAGAGATCTGGAGCCTGGTCTCTCCGACAGGGTCAAGGGGGGTGTAGTAGTCTACGGATATGGCGTCGTAGACTATAGGAGTCTTGCTTCAAGCTTGGAGAGGAGAGTAAAAAGACTGGGGGAGCTGTTCCTATCCTCCCCGCTTCGGCGAGTAGAGGAGAGGGGCGGGTATATTCTGCTACACGCTGGTGAGGCGACTCTGGCCGCCAAGGCGGTGGTCAACGCGGCCGGCCTCATGAGCCACGTGGTAGCTCGCCTATTCGCCGATAAGGTGCCGAGCCAGACCCCGTTAAAAGGTGTTATGAGCATCCACAGAGGGCCCAGGCTAAGAAGCATAGTGGCGCCTCTAGAGCTGA from Aeropyrum pernix K1 encodes:
- a CDS encoding FAD-binding oxidoreductase; the encoded protein is MARLGGCPGLGRLLEKVRGDPEVELSEVGPPEFDVPQFSRWPLPLDMWPLWPLLVEKGFRPRAYVAKPRSRGAVERIVEAAAEAGACLVPRGGGSNVVGASPPLGCCLILDLRMLDKILWFSGEDLVVHVEAGAVVSKVEEWLNRRGYTLGYHPQSQSLATVGGSIAMLGSGALAPGLGNIEDMVLWLETVIPGLGTVTLGSRNSPRGWEGPGVKHLFIGSEGSLGVVVSAGLRVRPLPEFTGALAYRLPGFREGLEAARRLTLWRGARLLRLLDPSEASMLYGVDGAVLMVEVEAPDRGLLEAMEGYVEKVASASGGSRVEGVYEKWARARYMYDEHVRQLWSAGLWVDTIDTAAPWSRVEDLNRRLLEDLAGIPGVVAVMSHAGHFYSGGASLYHTVVMERRLDTYWRVWSRVAEAVRQLGASITHQHGWGLLRKPYLGFLGGNYRVFCRVKNTLDPGNVLNPNGISSRCSRVG
- a CDS encoding NAD(P)/FAD-dependent oxidoreductase, coding for MDRFDTVVVGAGVVGLFTAIQLAWRGYSVAVVEELDRVMGGVSSRSANVIHVLQTPFSSLKSRLCVEGNRLHFVLSRELGYSIVEAPLILAYSEEYKAPLAATVSRLLPRLVPKPSADDAGPEIRFEHLRGPRLRDLEPGLSDRVKGGVVVYGYGVVDYRSLASSLERRVKRLGELFLSSPLRRVEERGGYILLHAGEATLAAKAVVNAAGLMSHVVARLFADKVPSQTPLKGVMSIHRGPRLRSIVAPLELRRGETKGGGAIPQSDGSLLLGPNNAGPTKLGDESYTKEDLDGLRSRFQPLLAEPVGEPYRVVVGLRPVAPGRDFKVARGKGSVVHMVGIESPGLTAAPSLAAVAASMIDSILRSK